The DNA region GCCTATACTGCTGGAAAGACAGAATTTATTACGAGAATAATGAATGAGTACCAAGATATTTAAGTGTATTTCAGGAAGACGAAGACATCTGATAACAAAGTATCTACGCTGCGGACCATTCGGCCCTTGATTCTCAAGTTGAGGTAACCAGAGAAGCGGATTCAGTTCACAACCCTACATTCAAAACTAACTAAAGGAGTGACCTGAATGATAAAAGGGTGGAGAAATCCATTGTCTTAAATACGGAAGTAAGTATAAAAAAATATGAAGAACTTTTTGAATTAATGAGACGACGGATTGTAATATGAAGTGCGACACCTGCTGGAAATAAATAAAAAATGGCCCATGGCCGGATTCGTGTAGAATGAAGGTTCCTACACCACATTCACACAAGCAGAATCCACCATGAGCTACACACATCTTAGCATAATCGAGCGCAGCAAGCTAGAAATCCTCCACCAGCAAGGGAAAAGTGCCCGAGCCATTGCCAGTGAATTGGGCAGGCATCATGCCACCATTTGCCGAGAACTCCGTCGAAACGAAACGCAGAAGTCCTATCGTGCCGAGCGATCTCAGGAAAGCTATGTCCAGCGACGTAAGTCCTCCGTCCCTGCCGGAAAATGGACACCGCAGCAGTCAGTCCTTATTGAAGAAAAGCTTCAAGCCACGTGGTCTCCCGAGCAGATCGTAGAACGACTCCGTCAAGAGGGACAGCCTGTGGTGGTCTGCTTTAAAACCATCTATCGCTGGCTGTATACAGGCCGTTTGGTGAAAGGGATGCTTGCCGTCCTCCGTCACAAAGGTAAGCGGCAGAAGCCTGCAGAGACACGCGGCAAGTTCGCTTTGGGTAAGACCATCTCTCAGCGCCCGAAAGAGGTTCGTTCCCGGAAAACCTTCGGTCATTGGGAACTCGATACGGTCGTCTCGGGCCGTGGGAAAAGCAAGGGCTGCGTAGCTACATTCATCGAACGCAAGACCCGACTGTACACCGCCATTCCCATGCCTGACCGTACAGCTTTGTCCATGGAAATTGCTTTTGGTGTAGCAGCCTCGCAGTATCCTGTCGGTGCATTTCAAACCGCTACTGCAGATCGTGGCAAGGAGTTCGCCTGTTACGCCAGCCTGGAAGAAGCTCATGGCCTACAGGTGTATTTCGCAGATCCGTATTCTTCCTGGCAACGCGGCTCGAATGAGAATGCCAATGGCCTCTTGCGAGAGTTTTTCCCCAAGGGGACAGATTTCACACAAATCACGGATGAAGCCTTGGAGACCGCTTTGCGCTTGATCAACGACAGACCACGAAAATGCTTGGGTTGGAGAACCGCTCACGAATCCTTTTCAAAGGAGCTGTCGCACTTAGCTTGACAATCCGTCTATTAATTTAAAGTCAAAACGGACGGCAAACGAAACAATGCGTGTCATCTACTTAATTTGCGCCCTTCTTTGTCGAGAAACAACAGTTCGTAGTATTTTTTGGGTCGCCCTTTACTGTTGTCTCGTTTTTCAAATACCGTTTGTACGTATTTACTTTCTTCAATTTTGTTAAGGATACGGTTTGCACCTCTGACGGTCATGGACAGGCACCCAGCAACATCCTCAGAGGATAATTTATTTGTTCTCATGATTTCTGCATAGGACATGATTTTTTGCAGGTTGATGTTGTTTATTCCGATAGTTTTGGCTAACGCAATGATTTCCGGGTCCCCCTGTTCAGAGAACTGTATGACATTCATGCTCCGCATTGGGCCGATAACCTTCTGATCCTCGTTTATAAAAAAGCTGCAGCTGCCCGTAAAGGCTTCCGCCTGTCTGTGAGCTTTGGTGGCGTTAATGTTAGCTTGAAAATATTCATGCCCCGAGCCCCACCCGATCTTCACCTTGTCGCTTATGCGCTCTTCCAGATACTCCAGCAGGGTGCAGTTATGCGCGTTAGTGGTGATTTTCATGAAATTTCCATAGGTGGTGTATAGTCTGACAAAGCCTTCCGAAATTTGGGCTGTGTCTGCCAGATTCACGCTGCGCAGAAACCTGCCGACAAGGACCTTTAGCTCATGAAGCTGCTCTTCAGATGGCGGATCCGCCGTTTTGGTCGATAAGCATGCGACAACTGCCCTCTGACTCTTAAGCATGAGGATGGTAATCTCGTTGATGATCTCTCTTATGGTCTCTTTGACGTTCTCCAAGGTGGGGCGGATTAAGATATATCTGACTCCGTGCTTTTGCAGTTCCGGGACAAAATGGCCGAACGCCGTGATGGACAGATCTATCTTCTCATCTTCCCACAGCGTGATATGGTTCTCCAGCATTGTCTCCACCTGTTCGAGCAGATTTCCACTGTCAATGGGCTTGCCCTCATGAGTCAGGTATTGCTGGAATTCGCTGAAAGACTCGATGATATACGCATAATCCACATAGATCCGGGATATATCAAGCCCAGGTTCTGTGACCAGCAGCCGGAAAAGTTCCCTGTAAAGCAGGTTTTCATCATCCTGCAAAATGTGAACAGGTACTTTTTCATCCAGGCATTCCTTATCGATTGACTCGTAAAGCATCCTGCCACTGATCACAAATCCATCCACCGAATCTAAGTTTTTGAGATAGAGGTCTGTGGTTTCCCGGAAATTGCTGATAGTAAGAAACCGGAACTGGCATAAGGTCTGCATTTCTTCTTCAATGGCGCGGAAATAGTCCATATGGGTCTCTGGCGTGATAATACCCAGCTTGATTTTCATGATAGATTCCTTTCATTTTACAGTTCAATCAAAAGAGTTATATCACAATAAATGTGATATTTCAATGTTCCGGCAGTCTACAAAATAATGTTCTTAAAATGTCTTAATATATCTTGACAGCGCATGAAAATGCGAGTACGATGAAAGTGTTCTTAAAAAGTCTTAAAATATAAAGGGGGAATATCCGCTCTGTTTTTACGTTCAATTATTTTGTGTTTCGGGAGATGTTCATTGTGATTGAAGAAGCCGGAGACTTATTGAGTATGGCCCAGCAGTTGCAGGACAAAATGGTCACGTACAGGCATCATCTTCATGCGATTCCGGAGCTTGATTTAAGTCTGCCCAAGACAACGGCCTACGTAAAAGAGATGTTGGAGTCGATGGGGCTTAATCCCGCTCCTGTAGGGGAATCAGGGCTGACAGTTACTATTGGCGGGCAGCATGAAGGGAAGGTGGTTCTGATCCGTGCGGATATGGACGCTTTGCCCATTCAAGAAGAGACTGAGCTTTCTTACGCGTCGTTGAACGGAAACATGCACGCATGTGGTCATGACATGCATACTTCCATGCTGCTCGGAGCAGCAGAGATCCTGAAGGCTAACGAAGATGAGCTTCAAGGCACGGTTAAGCTTATGTTTCAGCCGGGTGAGGAGACGCTGCACGGGGCAAAGATGATGCTGGAGAATGGGATTCTCGACAACCCTAAAGTGGATGCAGCCATGATGCTTCACGTATTGACCGGAATGCCGCTTCCTGCCGGACAATTTGTAGTACCTGAGGAAGGTGGCGCGATTTCAGCTTCGTCGGATTGGTTCGAAATCATCATCCGCGGCAGGGGCTCACATGGCGCAATGCCCGAGGCGGCAGTGGACCCTTTGAATGTGGCTGCTCATCTTCATCTGTCACTGCAGGGTATCCTCAGCCGGGAAATTTCTCCGATTGAACATGCAGTCCTTACCATTGGCGTGATGGAAGGCGGAACTACGAACAACGTGATTCCCGATACGGCCAGATTGAAAGGAAGCGTACGCACATTTGACGCTGCATTGCGGGATAAAGTGGAAGCCCGTATCCGCGAAATTAGTGCAGGGATCGGAGATACTTTTCAGGCCAAGGTGGAAGTGATCTATACCAGGGGTTGTCCTGAAGTGAAAACGGATGGCGGACTTAATGAGCAAATGAGGGCTTCGATTGCAAATACCTTTGGCGACGGCTCCTATATCGGTATAACTGAGCTGGTACCCGGCGGTAAATTAATGGGATCGGAAGACTTCGCATTTGTATCACAGGCGGTGCCAAGTACCACAGTGTTCCTTAACGCAGGCAATGCCGAGGAAGGTTATAGTTACCCTGTACACCATCCAAAGACGAGGTTCTCGGATGAGGTGCTTCATAGAGGGGCTGCGGCTTACGCAGCTTTTGCCAGAGATTGGCTTGAAAGTAACAGATAAGTTCTAAACCAAACTTAGGAGGAATTACAATGACAGAGAGACGTATGATTGGACCGACCAAATTTGAAGAGTACTC from Paenibacillus sp. JNUCC-31 includes:
- a CDS encoding M20 metallopeptidase family protein — translated: MFIVIEEAGDLLSMAQQLQDKMVTYRHHLHAIPELDLSLPKTTAYVKEMLESMGLNPAPVGESGLTVTIGGQHEGKVVLIRADMDALPIQEETELSYASLNGNMHACGHDMHTSMLLGAAEILKANEDELQGTVKLMFQPGEETLHGAKMMLENGILDNPKVDAAMMLHVLTGMPLPAGQFVVPEEGGAISASSDWFEIIIRGRGSHGAMPEAAVDPLNVAAHLHLSLQGILSREISPIEHAVLTIGVMEGGTTNNVIPDTARLKGSVRTFDAALRDKVEARIREISAGIGDTFQAKVEVIYTRGCPEVKTDGGLNEQMRASIANTFGDGSYIGITELVPGGKLMGSEDFAFVSQAVPSTTVFLNAGNAEEGYSYPVHHPKTRFSDEVLHRGAAAYAAFARDWLESNR
- a CDS encoding IS30 family transposase, translated to MSYTHLSIIERSKLEILHQQGKSARAIASELGRHHATICRELRRNETQKSYRAERSQESYVQRRKSSVPAGKWTPQQSVLIEEKLQATWSPEQIVERLRQEGQPVVVCFKTIYRWLYTGRLVKGMLAVLRHKGKRQKPAETRGKFALGKTISQRPKEVRSRKTFGHWELDTVVSGRGKSKGCVATFIERKTRLYTAIPMPDRTALSMEIAFGVAASQYPVGAFQTATADRGKEFACYASLEEAHGLQVYFADPYSSWQRGSNENANGLLREFFPKGTDFTQITDEALETALRLINDRPRKCLGWRTAHESFSKELSHLA
- a CDS encoding transcriptional regulator, with translation MKIKLGIITPETHMDYFRAIEEEMQTLCQFRFLTISNFRETTDLYLKNLDSVDGFVISGRMLYESIDKECLDEKVPVHILQDDENLLYRELFRLLVTEPGLDISRIYVDYAYIIESFSEFQQYLTHEGKPIDSGNLLEQVETMLENHITLWEDEKIDLSITAFGHFVPELQKHGVRYILIRPTLENVKETIREIINEITILMLKSQRAVVACLSTKTADPPSEEQLHELKVLVGRFLRSVNLADTAQISEGFVRLYTTYGNFMKITTNAHNCTLLEYLEERISDKVKIGWGSGHEYFQANINATKAHRQAEAFTGSCSFFINEDQKVIGPMRSMNVIQFSEQGDPEIIALAKTIGINNINLQKIMSYAEIMRTNKLSSEDVAGCLSMTVRGANRILNKIEESKYVQTVFEKRDNSKGRPKKYYELLFLDKEGRKLSR